The following coding sequences are from one Sardina pilchardus chromosome 16, fSarPil1.1, whole genome shotgun sequence window:
- the LOC134059664 gene encoding macrophage mannose receptor 1-like has product MTLLLITTLLLSGLVSLSSSVPRQFHVVKEQKNWTEAQQYCREKFTDLATIDDMTEMEKVKSKIHEAGAGDAWIGLKRGDWQWSLADRDFYRENEAEFRNWYPGEPSGGAGEECVYMRNNGRWFDYWCRYSAPFICYDGGDSTHPYVVVTEGKNWTDAQRYCREKHTDLASSCLVRWQQLLIPLLELWRTQ; this is encoded by the exons ATGACTCTACTTCTCATTACCACACTGCTGCtctcag gtctggtcagtctctcctcctctgtgccacGTCAGTTCCATGTGGTGAAGGAGCAGAAGAACTGGACAGAAGCTCAGCAGTACTGCAGAGAGAAGTTCACTGACCTCGCCACCATAGACGacatgacagagatggagaaggtgaaGAGCAAGATCCATGAAGCAGGTGCTGGAGATGCCTGGATTGGGCTGAAGAGGGGAGACTGGCAGTGGTCTCTGGCTGACAGGGATTTCTACAGAGAGAATGAAGCAGAGTTCAGGAACTGGTATCCAGGTGAACCCAGTGGAGGTGctggtgaagagtgtgtgtatatgaggaaTAATGGAAGATGGTTTGATTACTGGTGTCGCTACAGCGCTCCCTTCATCTGCTATGATG GGGGAGACTCCACACATCCCTATGTGGTGGTTACTGAGGGGAAGAACTGGACAGATGCTCAGAGATactgcagagagaaacacacagacctggccaGT AGCTGCCTGGTCAGATGGCAGCAGCTCCTCATTCCGCTACTGGAACTCTGGAGAACCCAATAA